Proteins encoded by one window of Carcharodon carcharias isolate sCarCar2 chromosome 27 unlocalized genomic scaffold, sCarCar2.pri SUPER_27_unloc_2, whole genome shotgun sequence:
- the LOC121273858 gene encoding zinc finger protein 229-like, translating into MEKPWKCEDCGKGFNYPSHLETHQRSHTGERPFTCSMCGKGFTQLSNLLTHQQLHTAERPFTCSNCGKGYTRFSHLLTHQRVHSGERPFTCSVCGKGFTGSPDLLKHQQVHTEVRPFSCTSCGKRFRSSFNLSVHQRVHTGERPFTCSECWKGFTQLSSLLTHQRVHTGERPFTCSECGKGFTQLSNLLTHKRVHTGERPFTCSECGKKFTQLSTLLTHQRVHSAERQFTCSVCFKGFTGSSELLKHQRIHTEERPFSCTSCGKRFRSSSDLKVHQRIHTGERPFTCSECGKGFTQSSSLLKHQRIHTGERPFTCSECGKGFTGSSDLLKHQRIHTGERPFSCTSCGKRFRSSFNLSVHQRIHNGERPFTCSDCGKGFTQLSHLLKHQRVHK; encoded by the coding sequence atggagaaaccatggaaatgtgaggactgtgggaaaggattcaattATCCATCTCATCTGGAAACCCAtcaacgcagtcacactggggagagaccgttcacctgctccatgtgtgggaagggattcactcagttgtcGAACCTGCTAACACACCAACAGCTACACACTgcagagagaccattcacctgctccaattGTGGGAAGGGATACACTCGATTCTCCCACCTACTcacacatcagcgagttcacagtggagagaggccattcacctgctctgtatgtgggaaaggattcactgggTCCCCTGACCTGCTGaagcaccagcaagttcacactgaggTGAGGCCGTTCAGCTGTACTtcctgtggaaagagattcaggtCTTCATTCAACCTCAGTGtacaccaacgagttcacactggggagaggccattcacctgctccgagtgttggaagggattcactcagttatctagcctgctgacacaccagcgagttcacactggggagagaccgttcacctgctccgagtgtgggaagggattcactcagttatccaacctgctgacgcacaaacgagttcacactggggagagaccgttcacctgctctgagtgtgggaagaaattcactcagttatccacactgctgacacaccagcgagttcactctGCAGAGAGAcagttcacctgctctgtgtgtttcaAAGGATTCACTGGGTCCTCTGAGCTGCTaaaacaccagcgaattcacactgaggagaggccgttcagctgtacttcctgtggaaagagattcaggtCTTCATCCGACCTCAAagtacaccagcgaattcacactggagagaggccgttcacctgctctgagtgtgggaaaggattcactcagtcatccagtctgctgaaacaccagcgaattcacactggggagagaccgttcacctgctccgagtgtgggaaaggattcaccgGGTCCTCTGACCTGCTGaagcaccagcgaattcacactggggagaggccgttcagctgtacttcctgtggaaagagattcaggtCTTCATTCAATCTCAGTGTACACCAACGAATTCACAATggagagagaccgttcacctgctccgactgtgggaagggattcactcagttatcccacctgctgaaacaccagcgagttcataagtga